In Solanum lycopersicum chromosome 5, SLM_r2.1, the following are encoded in one genomic region:
- the LOC101248775 gene encoding methyl-CpG-binding domain-containing protein 9 isoform X1 has product MDCSSNLNRALSFHIDLNETPLPSPREIERGLFIEHPESSRAKSVLTPPSQTNVRVCSSCEIGSSWRKDEQKEEWKCFKCVLSGRRRSSDDGSSGAGGRGGAGGSEVVELDMNSSPPLDMNVSPPREPEGEGLFQFVDLNEDLPVAGRELEQNHGAKVQAMKSPCSTGHSFNAPTSSFLAYRENGFKIQKASSLTGDIHKSQLEDMVLHRPHSDKINRSITDPVVMYDLRNRAGHFTAKKYVHQDACEVYLQDLKEYIARMNGKVQIGWHVDFEYCDQRCQTYAVYVGPDGSRFESLDDVARHMGLHHSMEVENGGNNFTSFSEGLPNITGSKEAFGSAKTHKPGQSWSSPGRSLFHNGGSIFKCTYPSDGFPVEYQDFVLVSAGNVDPRPFYHSSSEIWPVGYLSSWHDRITGSLFACEVADGGDAGPVFKVKRYPCILHSVPTGSTVLLKFKSDSHIGEDNVENGNSATSTLVDEESISIQLMLEECNPPDLISDSHTAENMQKAFCGKFGNIGEGDSIGEFAVEGRSPSSVWEMVSQTLLQACIDAYKKKGVIQFCCTHDVYKMDKQESSEVGSLTKFSYLGAPPNFPRLVQSNSELKSTCEMLVKWLEQNRIGLDVDFVQEIIEQLPGVSACSNYKIVTKRKHKTTLQTVGNGFLQAKRKNHMQDEREAIESLRISGTLRKYLDNADVRRPCSSGKPLSTKIPAFLIGDTLQVWEFLLRFSEVLGLKVPFLFEEIEEELVSRWIDKTSSMEMPAIEIQDVREITLARGGIDSLSGRFGFNQNSRYAGVLLTKIHGLLLKALVTELLSKVAVYVDSNIGTGGSKSRRGRKKDPESLATVRKSQLDMLPINQVTWPEIARRYMLALLAMDVNMESAEIACKESGRVFHCLQGDGGPICGALSGVAALEADAMLLAEATKQIFGSLNSGNIFVSVDEKESDAKGASAENGQVPEWAKALEPVRKLPTNVGARIRKCVNMALEKDPPEWARKALMHSISKEVYKGNASGPTKRAVISLLAEVNRGTTSPKPEKEEKVKSPSTVSDLIMKQCRIILRRAVKEDKNKVFCNLSGRTVLSPNDNDNEGLLGHPAMVSRPLDFRTIDVKLAAGSYGGSHESFIDEVREVWHNIRTAYCNKSNLLELAGSLLQKFEEDYEKEVLPLVQIIECSNDSNLSSEVAKDRDGLLAHVNESSLPKAPWEEGLCKVCSMDKDDVNVLLCDKCDSEYHTYCLDPPLVKVPIGPWYCPDCEAKISRSQNASSGSHTIRQCVKRRLRRKLTHKFMEKLSQLTRTMELKEYWEIPLEDRIFLLKFLCGEMLSSAILRDHIDRSASLSAELQQKLRSLGAELKLLKHKKEILTAKLKNDARSSGDAGSDTSLWSNDCKLKVQGPDSGSHNSSISGGCRQLDDGTQHNKCNDFNKQSCLYTSKIIQDKTCASGTNHIRNSPDPINHLQHQQLLKENARSLNTSSHAKCGTEETNLQNDLFMSTTVQQETDQIPGNRLESAQSSSKSIMLFATHIVSATTCLGSVSNPLEEALLFEMSAIKKEIRALEDSIAAKELDLQEVSVRKEYMGQDSEGRLYWTFGRSTSSRLVAYASTSTQPESSGHLWSYGVESSRRSGVLDSSAPWENMGLPNLEQWTSYQSDVDTEILIRWLKEHDPRERELKESILQWRDTRKMIYYYLESHGHDTVGLNTSIPSEDSGSCFNSDSLVTRAVTAIKKMVSGCSTEEETGICTNLGVKVRVSFDGELYRCECLEPLWPSRPHCLSCHQTFSDAKERQKHANEKCRIDSSIQRDGETSEQPVKCKRKANNEILQDNSLSTIDCRRDKHGNAPASAENQTKQECPFKLEEIKAQFITQSSLKELVNEIGLIGCNGTPSFVPGTSPYLCDSALGLLSQREDEVCGGNSTDLLSSEHQLRNGVKFSCINNSDKPNCTGNGLAGAGPVFGRLKSATKRGRDKFSSTKDKILEFGVNMYFVIPESSLHPVAGRASVILRCLKINLLDIDAALPEEALRVSRLQPERRRVWRAFVKSAATIYEMVQATIILEDAIKTEYLKNDWWYWSSPSAAARNSTLSALALRVYALDSAILYDKLSSQDASETDCKEEREPPRNSVPTNTASPSKKKPLDPEPAESSRPKGCRTSKRRKDSGNS; this is encoded by the exons ATGGATTGTTCTTCAAATTTGAACCGGGCTTTGTCATTTCACATCGATCTTAACGAAACTCCTCTTCCTTCACCGAGAGAAATTGAAAGGGGTTTGTTTATAGAACACCCAGAATCTTCCAGGGCCAAGTCGGTGCTCACTCCTCCCAGTCAAACCAATGTTCGGGTTTGTTCTTCTTGTGAGATTGGGTCTAGTTGGAGGAAGGATGAGCAGAAAGAGGAGTGGAAATGCTTCAAGTGTGTGCTAAGTGGACGCCGTCGTAGCAGTGATGACGGCAGCAGCGGTGCTGGTGGCAGAGGTGGAGCAGGAGGGAGTGAAGTAGTCGAGCTTGATATGAATTCATCGCCGCCGCTTGATATGAATGTTTCTCCGCCAAGGGAACCGGAAGGGGAAGGGCTGTTTCAGTTTGTTGATTTGAATGAGGATTTGCCCGTTGCAGGACGAGAATTGGAGCAAAACCATGGAGCCAA GGTTCAAGCTATGAAAAGTCCCTGTTCTACTGGCCATTCCTTCAATGCCCCAACAAGCTCTTTTTTGGCATATAGGGAGAACGGATTTAAAATTCAGAAGGCCTCCTCACTTACGGGGGATATACATAAGTCACAATTGGAGGACATGGTACTCCATAGACCTCATTCTGACAAGATAAACCGAAGCATAACTGATCCAGTAGTGATGTATGATTTAAGAAATCGTGCAGGTCATTTTACTGCAAAAAAATATGTTCACCAAGATGCATGTGAAGTTTATCTTCAAGATCTTAAAGAATATATTGCTCGGATGAACGGTAAAGTACAGATTGGCTGGCATGTGGATTTTGAGTATTGTGACCAAAGATGCCAGACTTATGCAGTATATGTTGGACCAGATGGAAGTCGCTTTGAGTCGCTTGATGATGTTGCCCGACATATGGGGTTGCACCACTCCATGGAGGTTGAGAATGGAGGTAACAACTTTACTTCATTTAGTGAGGGATTGCCAAATATCACAGGAAGTAAAGAAGCTTTTGGTTCTGCTAAAACCCACAAGCCTGGACAGAGTTGGAGTTCTCCTGGTAGAAGCTTATTCCATAATGGTGGCTCTATCTTCAAGTGTACATATCCAAGC GATGGCTTTCCAGTTGAATATCAGGACTTCGTTCTTGTTTCAGCTGGAAATGTTGACCCGCGGCCATTTTATCACAGTAGCAGTGAGATATGGCCTGTGGGTTACTTGTCTAGCTGGCATGATAGAATTACAGGATCTCTTTTTGCTTGTGAGGTTGCAGATGGAGGTGATGCTGGCCCCGTTTTCAAGGTCAAGAGGTACCCATGCATCCTGCATTCTGTCCCAACTGGTTCGACAgtccttttaaaatttaaatctgaTTCTCATATTGGCGAAGATAATGTGGAAAATGGTAATTCTGCAACTTCTACGCTGGTTGATGAGGAGAGTATTTCTATCCAGCTGATGCTGGAAGAGTGCAACCCACCAGATCTGATAAGTGACTCTCATACTGCTGAAAATATGCAGAAGGCATTTTGTGGAAAATTCGGAAATATTGGGGAAGGGGATAGTATAGGGGAGTTCGCTGTGGAAGGAAGATCACCATCATCTGTGTGGGAAATGGTTTCCCAGACTCTTCTGCAAGCATGCATTGATGCTTATAAGAAAAAGGGTGTCATCCAATTCTGCTGTACTCATGATGTATATAAAATGGACAAACAAGAGTCAAGTGAAGTTGGTTCATTGACCAAATTCTCTTACTTAGGTGCCCCTCCCAATTTTCCAAGATTAGTGCAGAGCAATTCCGAGTTAAAAAGTACTTGTGAAATGTTAGTGAAGTGGTTAGAGCAAAACCGAATTGGACTTGATGTAGATTTTGTGCAAGAAATTATTGAACAGCTTCCTGGTGTATCTGCGTGctcaaattataaaattgttaCCAAGAGAAAACACAAGACAACTCTGCAAACAGTTGGAAATGGGTTCCTGCAGGCTAAAAGAAAGAATCATATGCAGGATGAGAGGgaagctattgaatctttaAGAATTTCTGGAACACTCAGAAAGTATCTGGACAATGCTGACGTCAGGCGTCCCTGTTCTTCGGGAAAGCCGTTGAGCACAAAGATTCCTGCATTTTTGATAGGCGACACCCTCCAG GTTTGGGAATTCCTGTTGAGGTTTTCTGAGGTCTTGGGGCTAAAAGTTCCATTTTTGTTTGAAGAAATTGAGGAGGAATTAGTTAGTCGATGGATAGACAAAACAAGTTCCATGGAAATGCCCGCAATTGAGATTCAGGATGTCAGAGAAATCACCCTAGCAAGAGGTGGAATAGACTCTCTGTCTGGTCGATTTGGTTTCAATCAAAATAGCCGATATGCTGGTGTGCTTTTGACAAAGATTCATGGTCTGCTGCTCAAAGCTCTTGTCACTGAGCTGCTCTCTAAAGTTGCTGTCTATGTAGATTCGAATATTGGTACAGGAGGGTCCAAATCTAGGAGAGGCAGGAAAAAAGACCCCGAAAGTTTAGCTACAGTTAGGAAAAGTCAACTTGATATGCTTCCGATAAATCAAGTTACATGGCCTGAGATTGCTCGAAGATACATGCTAGCATTGTTAGCCATGGATGTCAACATGGAGTCAGCCGAAATTGCTTGCAAAGAAAGCGGTCGAGTATTTCATTGCCTACAAGGCGATGGTGGGCCAATTTGTGGCGCTCTTTCGGGAGTTGCTGCATTAGAGGCTGATGCGATG CTTCTTGCAGAGGCTACAAAGCAAATATTTGGATCACTGAACAGTGGAAACATTTTTGTTTCTGTTGATGAGAAGGAGTCTGATGCCAAAGGAGCTAGTGCTGAGAATGGGCAAGTCCCAGAGTGGGCCAAGGCGCTGGAGCCTGTTCGGAAGCTACCTACAAATGTGGGGGCTCGAATTAGAAAATGTGTCAATATGGCTTTGGAGAAAGACCCACCAGAATGGGCCAGGAAAGCATTAATGCATTCAATAAGCAAAGAGGTGTACAAAGGAAACGCCTCTGGACCAACGAAG AGAGCAGTAATTTCCCTCCTGGCGGAAGTTAACCGGGGAACTACTTCACCCAAACCTGAGAAGGAAGAAAAGGTAAAGAGTCCCAGCACTGTATCTGATTTAATCATGAAACAGTGTCGGATTATACTACGACGAGCTGTTaaagaagacaaaaataaaGTCTTCTGCAATCTCTCGGGAAGAACAGTTCTGAGCCCTAATGACAATGACAATGAGGGGCTTCTTGGGCATCCGGCAATGGTGTCTCGGCCTTTAGACTTCAGGACCATTGATGTGAAGTTGGCTGCTGGATCCTACGGGGGATCACATGAATCTTTCATTGATGAAGTGCGGGAG GTTTGGCATAATATACGAACCGCATACTGCAATAAGTCCAATTTGCTCGAGTTAGCTGGATCATTGTTGCAGAAATTTGAGGAAGATTATGAAAAAGAG GTTCTTCCCCTAGTCCAGATAATTGAGTGTTCAAACGACAGCAATTTAAGTAGTGAAGTTGCAAAAGATAGAGATGGTCTCCTAGCTCATGTGAATGAGAGCTCACTTCCTAAAGCCCCTTGGGAGGAAGGACTTTGTAAAGTATGTAGTATGGATAAAGATGACGTCAATGTTCTTCTTTGTGATAAATGCGATTCGGAGTACCATACGTATTGCCTAGATCCTCCGCTTGTTAAAGTTCCTATTGGGCCGTGGTATTGCCCAGATTGTGAAGCTAAGATATCACGGTCCCAGAATGCTTCTTCTGGTTCTCATACTATTCGTCAATGCGTTAAGAGGAGGTTGCGCAGAAAACTAACACACAAGTTTATGGAAAAACTTTCTCAATTAACAAGGAccatggagttgaaggaatatTGGGAGATTCCACTGGAGGAT AGAATTTTCCTTCTTAAATTCTTGTGTGGTGAGATGTTGAGTTCAGCCATTCTTCGTGATCACATTGACCGAAGCGCCTCTCTGTCTGCTGAATTGCAGCAGAAACTGCGTAGCCTTGGTGCTGAACTGAAGCTTCTAAAGCATAAGAAGGAAATTTTAACTGCAAAACTGAAGAATGATGCTCGGAGCAGTGGAGACGCAGGGTCAGACACATCTCTATGGTCCAATGACTGTAAACTGAAGGTGCAGGGGCCTGACAGTGGCAGCCATAACTCATCAATCTCCGGTGGTTGCAGACAGTTGGATGATGGCACTCAACACAATAAGTGTAATGATTTCAACAAGCAATCCTGCTTGTACACTTCAAAAATCATTCAGGATAAAACTTGTGCAAGTGGCACCAATCATATTAGAAACTCTCCTGATCCAATCAACCATTTACAGCATCAACAGTTGTTGAAGGAGAATGCTAGGTCTCTGAATACTTCATCCCATGCAAAATGTGGTACTGAAGAAACTAATTTGCAAAACGACTTGTTCATGTCTACTACCGTCCAACAAGAAACTGACCAAATTCCTGGCAATCGTTTGGAGTCTGCACAAAGTAGTTCGAAAAGTATAATGCTGTTTGCTACTCATATTGTGTCTGCCACTACTTGTTTAGGTTCCGTCAGCAACCCTTTGGAGGAAGCATTACTTTTTGAGATGTCTGCTATAAAGAAAGAGATTCGTGCTTTAGAGGACTCAATTGCTGCCAAAGAATTGGATCTTCAGGAGGTTTCTGTTAGGAAGGAATACATGGGACAGGATTCTGAGGGCAGACTCTACTGGACGTTTGGCAGGTCCACTTCTTCAAGATTAGTAGCTTATGCAAGTACAAGTACACAGCCGGAGTCATCTGGACATTTGTGGTCATATGGTGTGGAAAGTTCAAGACGAAGTGGTGTTTTAGATTCATCTGCTCCTTGGGAGAATATGGGCCTGCCTAATCTTGAGCAGTGGACATCTTATCAATCTGATGTTGATACTGAAATACTCATTAGATGGCTAAAAGAGCATGACccgagagagagagaattgaAGGAGTCTATTTTGCAGTGGCGGGATACTAGAAAAATGATATACTACTATTTGGAAAGTCATGGCCATGACACGGTAGGACTGAACACTTCAATTCCCTCTGAGGATTCTGGTTCCTGTTTCAATTCTGATTCTCTCGTCACCAGAGCCGTTACTGCAATTAAAAAGATGGTTAGTGGGTGCTCAACAGAAGAGGAAACGGGAATCTGCACGAATCTTGGTGTCAAAGTTAGAGTTTCTTTTGATGGTGAATTATACAGGTGCGAGTGTCTAGAACCATTATGGCCGTCTAGACCTCATTGTCTGTCATGCCACCAAACATTTTCCGATGCTAAGGAACGTCAGAAGCATGCAAATGAAAAGTGCAGGATCGATTCTTCCATTCAGCGGGATGGGGAAACAAGTGAACAACCTGTGAAGTGTAAAAGGAAAGCGAATAATGAAATTCTGCAGGATAATTCATTGAGCACTATTGACTGTAGGAGGGACAAGCATGGTAATGCACCAGCTTCTGCtgaaaatcaaaccaaacaggAATGTCCATTTAAGTTGGAGGAGATCAAAGCACAGTTCATCACTCAGAGTTCACTCAAGGAGCTGGTGAACGAGATAGGACTCATTGGGTGTAATGGTACCCCGTCATTTGTTCCAGGCACATCTCCATATCTATGTGAttctgcccttggactgctctCCCAAAGGGAAGATGAGGTATGTGGAGGAAATTCTACAGATCTGTTATCTTCAGAGCACCAACTTCGGAATGGGGTCAAATTTTCTTGCATTAATAACTCCGACAAGCCAAATTGTACTGGAAATGGTTTAGCTGGGGCTGGACCAGTGTTTGGGAGACTAAAATCTGCAACCAAGAGGGGAAGAGACAAGTTTTCTTCTACCAAGGATAAAATCCTTGAATTTGGGGTTAATATGTACTTTGTTATTCCGGAATCCTCGCTACATCCTGTAGCAGGTCGGGCTTCTGTGATTTTACGGTGTCTTAAAATCAACCTGCTTGACATAGATGCGGCTTTACCTGAAGAAGCTTTGAGAGTGTCAAGGTTACAACCAGAGAGAAGACGTGTATGGCGTGCCTTTGTAAAATCTGCAGCTACAATTTATGAG ATGGTCCAAGCCACAATTATTTTAGAGGACGCAATCAAAACcgaatatttgaaaaatgattggTGGTATTGGTCATCACCTTCAGCTGCAGCAAGAAACTCAACGCTCTCAGCCCTCGCCCTCCGTGTGTATGCCTTGGACTCTGCTATTTTGTATGATAAACTTTCAAGTCAAGATGCCTCAGAGACAGATTGCAAGGAAGAGAGGGAACCTCCTCGTAATTCTGTCCCCACAAACACAGCCAGTCCTTCAAAGAAAAAGCCGCTTGACCCGGAACCTGCTGAAAGTTCAAGACCCAAGGGCTGCAGGACAAGTAAGAGGAGAAAAGATTCAGGCAACAGCTAA